A genomic stretch from Erigeron canadensis isolate Cc75 chromosome 9, C_canadensis_v1, whole genome shotgun sequence includes:
- the LOC122583241 gene encoding B3 domain-containing protein Os07g0563300-like, with protein MWVFGSCAKLAVRLEYRLGTKNYEIYPGGKMTRKVHLECEVSHDSYTMLQGGEVMCNGCVTPDVILISVSEETLVNSTNNASPVATVPTLVVNDQLTDQENVLNTNNEELAPKTLSNEYNGNNVYTEITPQVQAPNRKPKSGAGRKNKQYRPRMTKQELKELSNRFNVKVKPLFEKRLTSSDVGTGRLVIPKQCAEDYFPSINDSKGKCLVILDADRKDWKFNFKFWPNTKTRIYFLEGFNEFEKSVKLRQGDKVTFSRLVCEGTLVIGYRKRPSTTLSSRVDPFHKATTASTSTKRARKENPNELDRLRLNTQKVKVFIHSQRESTYEIGSSSKTTKKVNKRSKVKDARELVASPEVVETRRTLIENVDTLAIHSKRKSTYEIGSRSKSTKNVNKRSKSKNAQELIALPEAAETQVTPIENVVTLPSQPNVNKKHPRHRLDCLCIVCIQPASGCKHHVSCECRACVTLRSRGKKHSQNPPQRVASRRPRKRLPKPTLQIESSNAGPPMMPNLADQPGSSNHTHQTTVISRVPKDDENTNLSSMHSKILSFDLNFPPADFE; from the exons atgtGGGTGTTTGGATCGTGTGCAAAGCTTGCAGTAAGGTTAGAATATCGATTGGGTACAAAAAACTATGAAATATATCCAGGTGGAAAGATGACTAGG AAAGTTCATCTTGAATGCGAGGTTTCACATGATTCATATACAATGTTACAAGGTGGAGAAGTGATGTGTAATGGCTGTGTCACACCAGATGTGATTTTG ATCTCAGTTTCTGAAGAAACTTTAGTTAACTCGACCAACAACGCATCACCTGTTGCTACAGTTCCAACATTGGTTGTAAATGATCAATTAACCGATCAAGAGAATGTGTTGAACACAAATAATGAAGAATTAGCCCCTAAAACGCTGTCTAACGAATACAATGGTAATAATGTGTATACTGAAATAACACCTCAGGTTCAAGCTCCTAATAGAAAGCCCAAAAGTGGGGCCGGTAGAAAGAATAAGCAATACCGTCCCCGGATGACAAAACAAGAACTGAAAGAACTTTCGAATAG GTTCAATGTGAAAGTCAaacctttatttgagaaaaGGTTAACTTCTAGTGACGTTGGGACTGGGCGTCTCGTTATCCCAAAGCAATGTGCAGAG GACTATTTTCCTTCAATTAATGATTCCAAAGGGAAGTGCCTGGTAATCCTAGATGCAGACAGAAAAGACTGGAAATTTAACTTCAAATTCTGGCCTAATACGAAGACTAGGATTTACTTTCTGGAAGGATTCAATGAGTTTGAGAAATCAGTGAAACTACGTCAAGGTGATAAAG TGACATTTAGTAGGCTGGTGTGTGAAGGAACGCTAGTAATTGGATACCGAAAGAGGCCATCAACAACCTTATCCAGCCGGGTAGATCCATTCCATAAGGCTACAACTGCTTCGACATCTACCAAGAGAGCCAGAAAG GAGAACCCAAATGAATTAGACAGACTCCGTTTGAatactcaaaaagtcaaagtttTCATTCATTCTCAGAGGGAGAGTACTTACGAAATTGGGTCAAGCAGCAAAACTACCAAAAAAGTGAATAAGAGATCTAAAGTTAAAGATGCCCGAGAACTAGTAGCTTCTCCTGAAGTGGTGGAAACTCGAAGGACACTGATTGAGAATGTGGATACATTAGCTATTCATTCCAAGAGGAAGAGCACTTATGAAATTGGCTCAAGGAGCAAAAGTACTAAAAACGTGAATAAGAGATCTAAAAGTAAAAATGCTCAAGAACTGATAGCTTTACCTGAAGCAGCTGAAACCCAAGTTACACCAATTGAGAATGTGGTAACATTACCATCCCAACCAAATGTGAACAAGAAACATCCACGTCATCGACTTGATTGCCTTTGCATTGTATGCATTCAGCCTGCAAGCGGATGCAAACACCATGTATCGTGTGAATGTAGAGCTTGTGTGACCCTCCGTTCTCGTGGTAAAAAGCATTCCCAAAATCCACCCCAAAGAGTGGCAAGTCGTCGTCCACGAAAACGTCTGCCTAAGCCAACCCTGCAGATAGAGAGCTCAAACGCAGGCCCTCCAATGATGCCAAATTTAGCTGATCAACCAGGAAGTTCAAATCATACTCATCAAACAACAGTGATCAGCCGCGTCCCAAAAGACGACGAAAACACAAACTTGTCAAGCATGCATTCAAAGATTCTATCCTTTGATTTGAATTTCCCACCTGCAGATTTCGAATAG
- the LOC122582841 gene encoding uncharacterized protein LOC122582841: protein MKTFSSLTSINKFILTLQILFFTTTITLIAIAVQSLDLQAIYSVIQTCLKPPYLYLLINLIILTIAFTSSSHFHTQNTETIQSDHQTNNVQVPLNGLEISSDMTSSWNPLPQQIITTDLKSEEIEKPLVASRFAHRKQPIKTSPTDGNKALKVARPKKQETLESTWKKMTDGRHVPLTRHLRKSETMENHHHSEVYGLESPEQMAKKKNIKVMKKSVTLKDRTNYDNENHQPPYQTTPSPASSGKKRKEGALSHDELNRRIEAFIKKFNDDMRLQRQEESVKQYRK, encoded by the exons ATGAAAACATTTTCTTCGTTAACATCAATTAACAAATTCATCCTCACTCTTCAAATCCTCTTTTTCACTACAACAATCACACTGATCGCAATCGCGGTCCAATCCCTCGACCTCCAAGCGATCTATTCGGTCATCCAAACATGTCTCAAACCTCCGTACCTTTACCTCCTCATTAACCTTATAATTCTCACAATCGCTTTCACATCATCGTCACATTTCCACACTCAAAACACGGAAACTATTCAATCTGATCACCAAACGAATAATGTACAAGTTCCTCTGAATGGTTTAGAGATATCGTCAGACATGACGTCATCCTGGAATCCGTTACCTCAGCAGATAATAACAACTGATTTGAAATCGGAAGAAATTGAGAAACCGCTTGTTGCTTCTAGATTTGCTCATCGGAAACAGCCCATCAAAACTAGTCCCACTGATg GTAATAAAGCCCTGAAGGTAGCAAggccaaagaaacaagaaacatTAGAGAGCACATGGAAGAAAATGACAGATGGACGTCACGTGCCACTCACGAGACACCTTCGTAAATCAGAAACAATGgaaaaccatcatcactcagaGGTCTACGGTCTCGAATCTCCCGAACAGAtggcaaaaaagaaaaatattaaggTGATGAAGAAATCTGTGACACTGAAAGACCGAACCAATTACGATAACGAGAACCATCAGCCTCCATATCAAACGACGCCTTCTCCGGCTTCAAGTGGGAAAAAGCGGAAAGAAGGGGCGTTGAGTCACGATGAGTTGAATCGGCGGATTGAAGCgtttattaaaaagtttaatGATGATATGAGGCTGCAGAGGCAAGAAGAGTCTGTGAAGCAGTACAGGAAATGA